A segment of the Cololabis saira isolate AMF1-May2022 chromosome 3, fColSai1.1, whole genome shotgun sequence genome:
AAGTGCTGGAGTATTGCACATAGGACAGTTATTGCACAGTATAGAGCttgatgctttatttgttttttattttatttttgtattatgCTGCTGCTACTTGCATGTGCTTTCTCAGTAGGTTACACTGGAAATCTTTTGTATAACTTAAAAGTAAGTAAACAAAACCCTTAAAAGTATATTTTCTTACCAATGTACAGATAAAATGCAATCAGAAACTTAAGAAGTAATCGATTACATTACCTTTTTAATAGGAAGCAGCTCATTAGACAACAACCTTAAATTAGCAAACTCAAGAAAAGCATATAagctattattcaaagcaaaggtaatggacacatatatagaagcagaataagcaaacaaagaagaatgtgtGTGTACCGGTATGAACATATGCATGTAGGATTTGATGTATAGACATGATACACATGcatgatgaaatgacaaccttaattggttttgtcggtttctttagcatcttttcactttctgttttcagagctatcattattattattactacagttattattttgtgtagcctcatgatacttcatttgttctttttgcatattctattatgttaaaggcaggcaagataagctttatgcttcaagcccagaccttttcggtcaaaataatcaccatgttgaccaaagaaaaacctgtaaatgtatattatcttgcttattgattttcatgcttataattgaccgaaataaagattaactaACCAACTAAGCTTAATCAACATATCTAGGTGAATGTTaagagtgtgtgtatataagctGCTTTCGGAGAGCAACGAGTACAGAGGATGGCATTCAGTTAAGAtagaaaataaacattaaaaatatCTTCATTGTAATACAAccatttagtttattttatgaCAATCATCACCAACAGCTTCAACATTTCAGATGCcatgtttataacacagcttcagaaaacaaaacaaaaaaacaggtcACAAATTCACTGACCTAGTTCCTGCAGAAGCACAGATCATGTTATATAACTTGTCACACTTTATTTAAAACTACTCTGGGCTCTGAAATGCAAAACTGGAAGAATTATTCTTTGATGGTGGATGTTTTCTCATGTAGATTGacgtacaaaaataaatacctgATAGTCTATAATAGGAATATTCAGAAAATTTAAGTAAACAAAATGTTATCCAACCCAAATGTAACTTGCACAGTGTGGTGGACAAGTAAATAAAGATTTACTAGAAGTTATGGGAAAGGGCACGTTGTTAGTTGCATTacattatttttcaaaacaaacattttatagTCCTACAGTTAATGTTAGCTTAAAAGGTTGGGCTCATAAAAAACAGCCCATAATCACAGAGGATAACCATTTAATTACatataaacaataaaaggcAATTCAAAGTTTAAGctagaaaacaaataaagaagCTTGCTttatttatatgaaaataaaaccAATGTATATTTACACGGCTGAGAAGATGCTAAGAATGAAAGATAAAATGGTTGCTTTTTCTGGCAGAAAAATCAAGAGAAGTCTTCAATTTCTTGTTCCAACTCCTAACAAGACAGTAGAAAAAACAGTAGTTTAGATTCAAATACTttgagaaaggaaaaacaacatCAGAAGATAATACCTTAGTTATTTGTTAATGCAAGTAAAGTGCTATAAACGGGGCAAAATCACAGGGGTAATCAACACCACTAATCAGAAAAGACACTCCTCCAACCCTGTGACTGCGATCCCAGGCCAGTAAGATTCTTATGATTGTTAGTACacacatgtttttctttctttgtaagtGAGAACATCAAAATAAAGACAATACTAGCCTGTATCAGTGCAGTTTTGTTGTACTCTCTTCTGTTTCTGTAGATGCTCTGGCAGAGCAGCGAATAGAGTTTCTCCAGCTTGTAGACTTCGTATCCTTCAGACTTTGACACAACCTTCTCCAACAGCTCCTAAAAACATGACCAGCATTTGTACTCTTAAGGCATTTGAGTTCTTTGTCTCCCACTGGAGACAAAATATCAGGATttggagacatttttttttttaatccatgcttatttttctgtttttcacacCATGAAAAGTAAGTCAGCAAAAACATTTACATCACAAACCTTCAATTTGTCTCTATCCACAACCAGAGGAGGCGTCTCCTGATGCAGGATCTCCAGAGCTTTGTCCACATCAAtcatctgctgctgcagcacagTGTTTTTCAGAGCCCGAGTCATTCGCCTCATGTTGTTCTCTGACACAAGACAAAAACACACTCCTTACATCAATGCAAAATGACAAATATTCTGATATTTACACTGCAACTTGAAATGACTTTGATTTATTGTGCCAACAAATCCTACCCTAATCTACTTGGCTGGCTTCTACAGCTTATATTTGCCAAAGCTTATGCATTGTCAACATTTATTATAGTAATTTATATGTACGTGCACAATTTGAGTCTGATGAAGTCTGTTTTTATCATCTCAGATTATCATGTCTGCCTATTCTATTAGGGAAGGGGgtaaatcaatcaataaataaataaaaattgaaggGAAAACTTTGTCTGACCAGCTATTCTATTTCTTTCCATCTTCAATACAAATTAGTCAGGATTTGAATCTGATTTCCAGGAGTCAGTGCCAAAACAGCAGAGTAGAAACTGCTCTGGATACGATTGGTTAGGAATACAAACATGGAAACAAAGCATGCGAtgtaagcagagcaacaaccAGACTAGTATCAACTAAAGTCGTCCAAAATGGCATGCATGGGAGTAGGAATGCTACTGAATAATTGTTGACGGTTTTGCAATAAAAATAACTTGTTGATCGGAGGGGTTTTTCTGCAgccatcttggttgttttgaacATTGAGGCTCCTAAATGAGTCATCACATCAGGCCCGCTCCGTCCCTGTGATTGGTGCAGAATGTTCTGCAGCCGCAGAAATGGCTGTTAATGGGAGGGGCCGCAGATCCATTTCATGAGAGAACATATTTGTCAAGTGAATGGGTCTGCTTGGCCAGGCTAGGAAAAAATCCTGGGCATTAAACTATTCCAGCATTCCACATGACCTTATAACATTGCTGTAGATAACAGAGTACAGTCATGTTCTTTAATTAGCCTCACTGACAAGTGGTTTACTTAATGTCACAGAGCTGATTCATCACAATACCTTGAGTTCTCTTCACAATCTATGTATAGAAATACTCTCACATTTAATATTAAACATTGCAGTGTGCAATTCCACTATTGATTTTCTTTCGTTAGATTTCAGCAACAGTTTAACATGATCTCTTATCATTATCATTCAAATATCTTTTGACAAGAGCATTTCTTCCTCAAAGACAACGGTGCATCACTATCCTTCCAGATTTTAATATGTTGGGCCATTGTAAACTTAATTTGGTAGTTCTTCCCTAATATCCTTAGTTGGTATGTTTGATTCATGCAGACAAATAATTTGACTCTTCTGTGAGAGTAATAACTTTTCCATGACAACAGGATTTGTCCTATAGTTAAATAACTTGATGCCAGCTGAAACGTACCAACTTCTGCTGAACATTCTCGACTTGGACCCATTTGCTTAATTAAAATCAGGTGGGGATGTTTTCTTGGCCACGCAgtgtaactttatttatctactGTGAAATAGGGGCAATAGTTCTGTTCACCGTAATAACAAACTGGGATTATATTAAACATAGGAGACTTAGCTTTAAGTGTGGCATGACAATGTCAATAACCAACCTGTTCTTGTGTCCGTCTCCCCCGCGGCGGCTGCAGCTGCATCTGGGATTGAGGTTAACGTTGGATCCAACTCCATTGGCTCAGCTGGAGTTTTCAGCTCCGCTTCTTCTGTTGCGACTACTTTGCTCTTTGGTTCTTCTCCTGCAGACTGAATCTTGACGATCTCAATCTTCGACTGTTCTTGAGTGATGGTTTCTACCGTTGCAGTGTGTGGACTGTCTCCCTCTGTGCCGCTGCAATTGTCCTTCTTAGTGTTGATTGAGATAGTTTCATGGCTTTCGTCTTCTTCCTTACTGGTTCCGTTTTCAGCCGGTTCTGACTGATATTTGACAGTTGTATCATTTGTGTTCGGTGACCAGATGTCATTTTTGAGTTTCCCTACTCCACATAGGACCACCTCCTCTTCAACTGGTGTCATCTCTTCTCTTTGCATCTCCTCCTCATGACCATTTTGTTCTCTTGGGTCAGACTCAACACTCTCTTTCTGGGGTGATGCAGGTGCTGGttctgcttcagcttcagcaaccatctgctcatcttcTGTGACATTGCCCTCTCTCCCTCCTTTCTTCTCActctcatcctcatcatctccTTCTCCATCATCCTCATCAGACCCCAAATGTGCACCATATTTGGACACATGTGGAGAAGATTTCTTCTTTGGAATGTAGCCAGTTTTCCAGCTTCTTTTACGACGTTTCTTCTTTCGGGCTGGAAGGACAGAAGAAAATACATTACTCAGTTTTAGTTCTATTACTAAATTTCTGATTGATATTTTTTCTACAAACAATGAAAGTTGTCACCTGTGTTTTTAGGGGTTGTAAGAGAATAGGAACTTGTATTATTTGAAACTGCAACTGTGGATTCAACGGTCTCGCTTTGTGAAATCCTGCTGTTGACATTGTCATTTGGAGCAGGTTGGGGCTGTTTGGGGAGGACGTGGTAGAAGGAGGGAGCAAGTGTGGTGGAGCAACCTGGGAtagtcaaaaataaaagcaaataaatgaatctatGCAGTGACAttatatagaaaataaaaacaaagttattgcaagaaaaacaaatacttTCTTCACAGctttacacagacacacagaaatATAATTAACCTCTTGTTTTGCGTGACTGTTTGATCTCCTCACAAATCTTCTCAAAATCCTCATCTAATTCTTCTTGGATGATAGCATGGACGGTATCCTTTAATGCACATGCTCTGTGGCGGATCAGGCGATCTGAAGAAAGCACATTCACGTTTTAATTGGGAAGAACACAGATTCTTGCATTATACTAGACAGCTGCTctgaagcccctttcacacaagGATCACATCGTACCAGAACAAGAAATATGTCTTTGTCAAGTTACTCTCACTGTTCCTTGGTACTTCACACCAAAGATCTAGTATGTTTGACAGCACAACACCTAATAAGCCACCAGCAAAATTATTTGAGTGATGGCAGCATATTTTATAAGAATGCTGCAATTTGGCTCTCTGACTGCATCCAGTCACATCAAAGATATATCAGAGGCACATTAACTTCCACCTCCCCATTTCACATTTATACTTTTAGACAGTATACTAATGTTAAACACAGGCATATTAAACTTGCCTTTCTGGGATGGGCTGTGTGAAAAGGACTTCATTTTGTATACATGCACGTACCTGAAGGATCCCTGTCTGGGTTATATTCCAGGGCATTCTTCCAGATGAGATCCACTTCCTCAAGAAACTCTTTGACTGTCCCGTAATGATGGCGGTCTATTTTGGACGCAACTGTTGACAGGTCCATGGGCTTCTTGATTACTTCAGCATAATCTGGAACCTAAAATACATAACAATATCCAAGGGAAAATAATTTGGATGAATGTGGTCAAATTAAAACATATAACTTTAAAGAACAAAATCTGTTGATTTGAGTTTCTGTGAATGTAACATTCTTTCACTGGGCTGCGCCTAAGCCAtttgttttacatttatatttgcTTGTTCtggttttatgttgttttattatatatatattttttttattttattgttcatTTGGGGATTTGTAAATTGGTTTTAGTATTTAGAGCACTTTGGTCAATTGAAATTGTTTTAAACGTTTTATATAAACAAATGACTTGATTTGATTTAACGCAACAATCATCTTATGCTCCCATAAGATGCTTTACCATAAAGATACTGAGTATAGGCCTTcacaatataataaaaatgtatCATCATCTCAATATTAACATGCACAATATCAatattgtaaaaacaaaaaaatattgcaGTAAATGGAGCTTGATTATTTTCAAAGTGCCATGCATTCATAGGGTAAATGTCAATATATCTGGCCAATCAGATGGAATGCTAGTTTACATGGATTGTTGCAGATTTttgttgttaaaaaaagaaatctattaattatttctttaaataaaaccctgtttaaggaaaagaaaatttttatttttgtgatgtATTAGCTATTGACCGATGCGGACAATTAAGGTTGTAAAGCAGAAAGAACATTAACATTCTACACTTAAATATTGGCTATTACCATCAAATGGCATGCTCGTCGCAACTTTCAGCTATGAAATTGCACATTGCATTTGTTTGTAACATCCTGCAGTCCTACTTTAGCAGTTCAAATCTCAGACCAGTGGTCACTATTCAGAACAACAATGAATGCTTGCCAGCTGGGTAACATTACAACATTTCAGCTTGAGGGAATCAGTTTCAAGTAAAGCATTGTTAAGGTAGAATATAGAACAGCTACCTCTCCTAAATCCACCGGCTTTGCAAAGGCCTTGAATCGCTTATCCTGGGACAAGCGATTTGTGACGTCCCGCAAAAATAGACGGAGCTCACGAAGGGTGCCTTCCTCTTGCTCCTCTAGTCGCTGGCTCTCCTCTTTGGTCAGCTGTCGAGGGGCAGGTGGAGCGGCGACTGGAAGGACTTCTAATGCATGGATCACTAAGGAATATGAACCATTGACACAATTCAGGCAACAGCAGACATGGAATGAAAACTTGTTTCAGAGGCAAATTTATGTGTTGGTAAAATCCTCTTTTTGTCTCAATCTAGCACATCATATTACACGACCAATATTACACTATGCAACCAGATACAATTGAAATGACAGTTTACAGTTTATTTCCGTATTTTCAAGGATTTATCATACTTTGCACAACTCTTCGGATTTAATTAACTTAATCAGACCTGCTTGTTTTTTGGAAGCTGGGGCTTTTGCAGCCTGGTTGAGAAGTAGATCCTCAAAGAAGGCCCTTCTCTCTCTGGAAGTGGGGGGCAGGACATGGAAAACCTCTCCATATTCAACACGAAACAACTCTTGCACCTGAGAAAGAAGACGAAAGGAAGATCTTATATAttgacattttattttcatcataCAACTAATATGTCACACATTGGTAACTGTAAGGATATCAAATGCAGAGTGGTATTGCTCTACCGTACCTCCATACTCAGATCATCATAGTGAAGGCTGCAGGTAGCCAGCAGCAGTATAGGAGAGAAGGCAGGGATGGAGTTGAGGAGGCTCAGGAAGGTCGCCCTTAAGGCGGGACCCACTGTTTCCCACCACTGGCCGATGTGTGGGATGTACAGGATACTGGGAGAGGTCCGTTTGGCTTCAACAAAAATCTGCAAGCATAAAACACCAATTACCTATGTATGTTCTGTTCTGGTCATAACGATTGgagttggggaaaaaaaagatgtggaaAAGTAACAGCTGATATTTATTAGAGATCAATGCTGATAGTTAAAGTTTAAATTAAATCAGGGACAACTAGAGTagataagaaaaaaacatataaattcTTCTCTGCTTTTATAGCAGCACTATCTCCTTATCAAACCTATTTTAAAAATcgattaagaaaaaaatatctcATTCTTCATATGAGAAATtgagtttttcctttctttctttttttcttcttcccaactaaatgttttattgtataATACAACTCATTGTACCATGGTAATATCAATGAAACAATTGTACATTTTCAAAGTCTGAAGGGTACAACGACGCCACCTGCTGACTAAACTGGTAACTCACATTAAATGACTAAAATGTAGAACAATTAAGACTTTAGTACAGTTTATAAGCCACCACAGCTTACAGTTTGCGTGCTATACAGCACGGCTTTCTATTGGTACAGTGGGCCTTGGTAATTTtttcaggaaaaaataaaataaaacgtgaatACAGAATCAGTAAGAAAGAAAACCAACCCCCACATTCCTTTCATCCCTTTAACACGAGTACTTTGATCAATATAAAAAGAAAGTGGCCCTGCTAGTCAATGCTTTTATTTAACATCAGTTTGAAACAAATGTGTCTGTAGTACATATTTATCCCCACTTCCTACAATAAGGAGGTGGGGCCCATGAACTACAGTTGATGTGGCAGCCGTTTTGGCCAGTGAGGTCCATTATAAAGAACACACTGAATTTGACAAGGCTGCAGCAGCACAATACCTCACCACTGTTAAACATCTACACTTTGGATGTAAATAGTTCAATCCAAATACGTCACAAACATGTTGACACATTATTTACAAGTCCTTCAAATGTCATAGTATCTCTGTTACCTGAGCACAGGTTTCTTCAGGGGCTGTTGCACTGGCCCCGAAGAGCACAGCCATGTCCAGCGTGTAAACTGTGAATTTTTCCAGAGCGTGAAGGACAGCAGGAGCCAAATGTGAAGTCTGACCCGAGCCTGGCCTGCCTTCCAGCAGAAGTCTGGGTCGGTAGGTTGTCGGCTGGCTGAACACGCACCTACACAGGAGACAACAGAGAACAGGATGGTTAAGATGACGCTTCcatttattttacacaaaaCATTACCCAAATGAAGAAGTCACTTAATTTGCCCATGTGATTTTTATCAAGATCTGATTTAAATATTCCTGATGGCTCCAGGCACTTCTAAAACTAAGCAAATATGGACAATGGATAACAAAATAAGAAGAGTTCATGGCCAATATTAAGAAAATACAGTTATGCTGTAGCAGTTTGTCTCCAAATCAACATTtcacataaaaaatatttttgatacacatttttttcccaaatgtaTGCAATAAAATAATAGTCTGAAAATGATTATTGACCTGTTGAGGTTTAGGAGGCCGTTAGCTGCAGTCGTTTTTGGTTGGGACGGACAACTGGGTTCACCAGATAACCCCACATAGTCCTCTTCCTCGCTAAACATCACATCATCGTCAAAAACTCCACAGGCCACATCTGGAAAGACGCATTAACATATACAAAAGTTACACTCATGTCCAACTGATGCTATGGAAGAATTTGGAAAATTAACCTGCACATAgatacaattaaattaaataatacatttttcagtGAAGAGAAATTGATTAAAACATTTATGCCATGACAGACTGCAacaatttaattgcatttaggGCCGGTTTTTGATATAAGTCCTacaataacacacttgggtttAACTGTGAAATATGTCAccatttttattgatcttttaaaAACACCATCCACccatgttgtaaaaaaaaaaaagttgccatTCATTAAAATGAATGTCAAACACAAATAATGTTCAATTCATTGTAAGTTATAAATGTGATTTAGGGATGACTCATGTAGTAAAGCAACTGCTCACATTTAGACCATTTATAAATGCTATGGCAAAATTAGTTTAACCTAAAGAAATACCAAATTACCGTTTTATCTTAGTGAAATTCATTTATTATCCTatacctaaaaaaaaacaaaaaaaaacagcttaatTGAAGGATATATTCTCTAAGGACAGTCTGAGGCATTTTCCTTTAAAATGAATAAGTCGTTTGTTAATTTCTtaggttttttttctattacCTAGTTCTCTATTAGCGCCCTAAGCCACTcatgatgaaaagaaaacatggaGATTGTAGTAAAGTTCATTTAAGCATTGCCTTTGAGTTTTGGGCTAGTGCTAAACTTTTCTAACAGGAGCACCACTTGTGCACCACTTAACCACAAGTCAGGCCGGAGTAATGGCAAAACAACACAGTGGCAATTATTTTGTCAAATTAATGAAGAAAACCAGAAACAATGACTCGTTAACAGAATAAGAGAAACACAAGCAAAAGGCTGcaccttctctttttctctttaatCCCTGCTCAGCATGAGGGAACACTTTGCTGAGCGTGTTGAGGATGTTCTGCAAGGTGGCGCTCAACAGAGGACGAATAGCAGGTATCAAGGCTTTGGTTGGTGACACTACAGCCCTAGAGATataggaaagaaaagaggaaagaaagaagaattacACTTGTACAAAGCGACCAGGCTTAAAGGGAGAGTAATAGGATCATCCAATAACACTGACAGTTACCATTAGCATGTACACTGCTGAGCAATAAAGATGTGGAAACCTTGTCCACTACAGCTGTACCACAGCCCAAACATTACCAATATGTTATGAAAGCTGTCTTTTGAGGATAAATAATATTCAGTCAACAGTTTGATGACTCAGTCCATTCAATCCTTAAAACAAAATgagtaaataatacatttactcatttattatAAGTAAATTTATACCTCGACAGATTTTCACGTCATGAGTGTATTTATCTTCATCCTCATGTCATATCAATTCAGTATTTCATAAGTGGTGGCCTGTATCCAATTGGATTGGGGGATTTGAAGGGTACAACAATGCTACCTGCTGACTAAACTGGTACTCACATTAAATTACTAAAATGTAGAACAATTAAGACTTTAGTACACAGTTTATAAGCCACCACAGCTTACAGTTTGTGTGCTTTCTATTGGTACAGTGGCCTCGGTGCCCCCGCCTTCTGTGAGTTTTTGCCAAGGAAAGACTATACTATATCTAATCATTATATTGAGATATTTACAAAATGTtttcaggaaaaaataaaataaacgtgaATACAGACTCAGAAAGAAAACCAACCCCCACATTCCTTTCATCCCTTTAACACGAGTACTTTGATCAATATAAAAAGAAAGTGGCCCTGCTAGTCAATGcttttatttaacattagtTTCAAACAAATGTGTCTGTAGTACATATTTATCCCCACTTCCTACAATAAGGAGGTGCGGCCCATGAACTACAGTTGATGTGGCAGCCGTTTTGGCCAGTGAGGTCCATTATAAAGAACACACTGAATTTGACAAGGCTGCAGCAGCACAATACCTCACCACTGTTAAACATCTACAGTTTGGATGTAAATAGTTCAATCCAAATACAGAGACACCATCAACACCAATACTGTGACAGATTTTCATGTCATGAGTGTATTTATCTTCATCCTCATGTCATATCAATTCAGTATTTCATAAGTGGTGGCCTGTATCCAATTGGATCGGGGGATTTGAGCGAAATCAGCTAACTTACCGTACATCGATAAGGGCAAAGCACCCCATTTACTAAATACAGGTTTTTGCCTTTTCTCCCGCCTTAGGAATAAAGAATATAAAGGATAATAATAAAAGGGTGTGAACCACAGCCTTGCAGCTGTTCATCTTTAATAACCATGAAGGAGAGCACAACACACCCCCCTGTAATTGTTCTTGGTGTGGGCGACGTTTAAAGTTCACACAGTACTCAAGAGAAAGAACTGAAAGATAAAATAAC
Coding sequences within it:
- the LOC133425947 gene encoding ATPase family AAA domain-containing protein 2-like isoform X1, with translation MVVLRSGGSTPQKLQLDTSSEFLSLLPAKQRTSTRSSRSRSRNDSCSSPDIGAENGYADVKPGGGSGFNHSLRTRGRRVKLEVSFADSVPETSSPLDEGKVEGCCTRKSSRLQREGTISNGKQQADAADEVEGSSTPKRSRVNLRRREMEEEEDGSVRRSSRVTKYKYKSRNQSVLYDRLITNTAEAVLQKMDDMQKMRRRLRSKDKDRDTKEEQLGLYTSGRRSLRVNAQSKKTEERGQGVDEDNDDDKEGKEEEEEEEEEGEEEEEGEEDEEEEGDNDDDDEDGEDEEEENHRRYDFRQRKTAVRYQAPLDEPREPRKHSMYFKDHSSPTRRRFRFSFTSPRSPYNRRRSSRRRHAIHSSDSTSSSSDDEKFQRRRGKNRNRSVNRCLPMNLLKEDLQGIQKDRMKIGASLADVDPMQIDKAVRFDSVGGLSRHISALKEMVVFPLLYPEVFERFKIQPPRGCLFYGPPGTGKTLVARALANECSQEERKVSFFMRKGADCLSKWVGESERQLRLLFDQAYQMRPSIIFFDEIDGLAPVRSSRQDQIHSSIVSTLLALMDGLDSRGEVVVIGATNRLDSIDPALRRPGRFDREFLFGLPDREARRDILKIHTRQWTPPLSDRFLEDFADKCVGYCGADIKAVCSEAALCALRRRYPQIYSSTQKLVLDVNSIVITNKDFMYAMSKMVPAAQRAVVSPTKALIPAIRPLLSATLQNILNTLSKVFPHAEQGLKRKREDVACGVFDDDVMFSEEEDYVGLSGEPSCPSQPKTTAANGLLNLNRCVFSQPTTYRPRLLLEGRPGSGQTSHLAPAVLHALEKFTVYTLDMAVLFGASATAPEETCAQIFVEAKRTSPSILYIPHIGQWWETVGPALRATFLSLLNSIPAFSPILLLATCSLHYDDLSMEVQELFRVEYGEVFHVLPPTSRERRAFFEDLLLNQAAKAPASKKQAVIHALEVLPVAAPPAPRQLTKEESQRLEEQEEGTLRELRLFLRDVTNRLSQDKRFKAFAKPVDLGEVPDYAEVIKKPMDLSTVASKIDRHHYGTVKEFLEEVDLIWKNALEYNPDRDPSDRLIRHRACALKDTVHAIIQEELDEDFEKICEEIKQSRKTRGCSTTLAPSFYHVLPKQPQPAPNDNVNSRISQSETVESTVAVSNNTSSYSLTTPKNTARKKKRRKRSWKTGYIPKKKSSPHVSKYGAHLGSDEDDGEGDDEDESEKKGGREGNVTEDEQMVAEAEAEPAPASPQKESVESDPREQNGHEEEMQREEMTPVEEEVVLCGVGKLKNDIWSPNTNDTTVKYQSEPAENGTSKEEDESHETISINTKKDNCSGTEGDSPHTATVETITQEQSKIEIVKIQSAGEEPKSKVVATEEAELKTPAEPMELDPTLTSIPDAAAAAAGETDTRTENNMRRMTRALKNTVLQQQMIDVDKALEILHQETPPLVVDRDKLKELLEKVVSKSEGYEVYKLEKLYSLLCQSIYRNRREYNKTALIQELEQEIEDFS